One Stenotrophomonas oahuensis genomic region harbors:
- a CDS encoding SymE family type I addiction module toxin: MHQHFDQPQEAVPSTTAPRPSTRHFPNVHSVPTDLQEQEAATPSIYLRGPWLRRLGFEPGEQIRADCTPGEITITLAAPSESSDAAIVRYAEVDGS; this comes from the coding sequence ATGCATCAGCACTTCGATCAGCCGCAGGAAGCAGTACCCAGCACCACCGCCCCGCGCCCGAGCACGCGGCATTTCCCCAACGTCCACTCCGTCCCAACGGACCTGCAGGAACAGGAAGCCGCAACACCTTCCATCTACCTGCGCGGCCCCTGGCTGCGTCGCCTCGGCTTTGAGCCCGGCGAACAGATCCGCGCTGACTGCACACCGGGCGAGATCACCATCACCTTGGCAGCACCGTCTGAAAGCTCAGACGCCGCCATAGTGCGTTACGCGGAAGTAGACGGCAGCTAA